The Ciconia boyciana chromosome 2, ASM3463844v1, whole genome shotgun sequence genome has a segment encoding these proteins:
- the PUF60 gene encoding poly(U)-binding-splicing factor PUF60 isoform X2 yields the protein MENGQSTAAKLGLPPLTPEQQEALQKAKKYAMEQSIKSVLVKQTIAHQQQQLTNLQMAAVTMGFGDPLSPLQSMAAQRQRALAIMCRVYVGSIYYELGEDTIRQAFAPFGPIKSIDMSWDSVTMKHKGFAFVEYEVPEAAQLALEQMNSVMLGGRNIKVGRPSNIGQAQPIIDQLAEEARAFNRIYVASVHQDLSDDDIKSVFEAFGKIKSCTLARDPTTGKHKGYGFIEYEKAQSSQDAVSSMNLFDLGGQYLRVGKAVTPPMPLLTPATPGGLPPAAAVAAAAATAKITAQEAVAGAAVLGTLATPGLVSPALTLAQPLGALPQAVMAAQAPGVITGVTPARPPIPVTIPQVGVVNPILASPPALGLMEVKKEKEEEEVFQESERPEMLSEQEHMSISGSSARHMVMQKLLRKQESTVMVLRNMVDPKDIDDDLEGEVTEECGKFGAVNRVIIYQEKQGEEEDAEIIVKIFVEFSMASETHKAIQALNGRWFAGRKVVAEVYDQERFDNSDLSA from the exons ATGGAAAATGGACAAAGCACGGCAGCTAAGCTGGGGCTTCCTCCCCTCACACCGGAACAGCAGGAAGCTCTCCAGAAA GCAAAGAAGTATGCGATGGAGCAGAGTATCAAGAGCGTGCTGGTGAAGCAAACCATCGCCCACCAGCAACAGCAGCTCACCAATCTTCAG ATGGCAGCAGTGACAATGGGCTTTGGAGATCCTCTCTCACCTTTACAATCG ATGGCAGCTCAGAGGCAGCGCGCCCTGGCCATCATGTGTCGTGTGTATGTGGGCTCCATATACTATGAACTGGGAGAAGATACCATTCGCCAGGCCTTTGCCCCATTTGGACCTATAAAAAGCATTGATATGTCCTGGGACTCTGTTACGATGAAACACAAG ggttttgcttttgtggaaTATGAGGTACCTGAAGCTGCTCAGCTGGCCTTGGAGCAGATGAATTCTGTCATGCTGGGGGGAAGAAATATAAAG GTTGGGAGACCTAGTAATATAGGTCAGGCGCAACCAATTATAGACCAGCTAGCAGAAGAGGCACGGGCTTTCAACCGTATCTATGTGGCATCTGTTCATCAGGACCTTTCAGATGATGACATCAAGAGTGTGTTTGAGGCCTTTGGGAAGATTAAATCTTGCACGCTAGCCAGGGATCCCACGACAGGAAAACACAAAGGCTATGGTTTCATTG AATATGAGAAAGCACAGTCTTCTCAAGATGCTGTTTCCTCTATGAACCTCTTTGACCTTGGGGGTCAGTATCTCCGAGTTGGTAAAGCTGTGACTCCTCCAATGCCTCTCCTGACACCTGCTACGCCAGGAGGActacctccagcagcagctgttgctgcagcagctgctacAGCAAAGATCACAGCACAG gaagcagtggcaggagctgcagttCTTGGCACTTTGGCAACCCCTGGGCTGGTATCTCCAGCACTGACTCTGGCCCAACCGTTAGGGGCATTGCCACAGGCTGTAATGGCAGCACAAGCACCAGGAGTCATTACAG GTGTAACCCCTGCCCGACCTCCCATTCCTGTCACTATTCCACAAGTGGGAGTTGTGAATCCTATCCTGGCTAGTCCCCCAGCATTGGGCCTGATGGAGGtcaaaaaggagaaggaagaagaggaggtaTTTCAGGAGTCAGAGAGGCCAGAGATGCTGAGTGAACAGGAACACATGAGCATATCTGGCAGCAGTGCCCGTCATATGGTGATGCAGAAATTGCTTCGTAAACAGGAG TCCACTGTGATGGTGCTTCGCAACATGGTGGATCCAAAGGACATTGATGACGACCTAGAGGGAGAAGTGACAGAAGAATGTGGCAAATTTGGGGCTGTAAACAGGGTCATAATCTACCAGGAGAagcaaggagaagaggaggatgcTGAGATCATTGTCAAGATCTTTGTGGAGTTCTCCATGGCGTCAGAGACTCACAAAGCCATTCAGGCTCTGAATGGGCGCTGGTTTGCAGGAAGAAAGGTGGTAGCAGAGGTGTATGACCAGGAGAGATTTGATAACAGTGACCTGTCAGCATGA
- the PUF60 gene encoding poly(U)-binding-splicing factor PUF60 isoform X1, with product MAATTTISLGTESIKMENGQSTAAKLGLPPLTPEQQEALQKAKKYAMEQSIKSVLVKQTIAHQQQQLTNLQMAAVTMGFGDPLSPLQSMAAQRQRALAIMCRVYVGSIYYELGEDTIRQAFAPFGPIKSIDMSWDSVTMKHKGFAFVEYEVPEAAQLALEQMNSVMLGGRNIKVGRPSNIGQAQPIIDQLAEEARAFNRIYVASVHQDLSDDDIKSVFEAFGKIKSCTLARDPTTGKHKGYGFIEYEKAQSSQDAVSSMNLFDLGGQYLRVGKAVTPPMPLLTPATPGGLPPAAAVAAAAATAKITAQEAVAGAAVLGTLATPGLVSPALTLAQPLGALPQAVMAAQAPGVITGVTPARPPIPVTIPQVGVVNPILASPPALGLMEVKKEKEEEEVFQESERPEMLSEQEHMSISGSSARHMVMQKLLRKQESTVMVLRNMVDPKDIDDDLEGEVTEECGKFGAVNRVIIYQEKQGEEEDAEIIVKIFVEFSMASETHKAIQALNGRWFAGRKVVAEVYDQERFDNSDLSA from the exons ggTACAGAGTCCATTAAGATGGAAAATGGACAAAGCACGGCAGCTAAGCTGGGGCTTCCTCCCCTCACACCGGAACAGCAGGAAGCTCTCCAGAAA GCAAAGAAGTATGCGATGGAGCAGAGTATCAAGAGCGTGCTGGTGAAGCAAACCATCGCCCACCAGCAACAGCAGCTCACCAATCTTCAG ATGGCAGCAGTGACAATGGGCTTTGGAGATCCTCTCTCACCTTTACAATCG ATGGCAGCTCAGAGGCAGCGCGCCCTGGCCATCATGTGTCGTGTGTATGTGGGCTCCATATACTATGAACTGGGAGAAGATACCATTCGCCAGGCCTTTGCCCCATTTGGACCTATAAAAAGCATTGATATGTCCTGGGACTCTGTTACGATGAAACACAAG ggttttgcttttgtggaaTATGAGGTACCTGAAGCTGCTCAGCTGGCCTTGGAGCAGATGAATTCTGTCATGCTGGGGGGAAGAAATATAAAG GTTGGGAGACCTAGTAATATAGGTCAGGCGCAACCAATTATAGACCAGCTAGCAGAAGAGGCACGGGCTTTCAACCGTATCTATGTGGCATCTGTTCATCAGGACCTTTCAGATGATGACATCAAGAGTGTGTTTGAGGCCTTTGGGAAGATTAAATCTTGCACGCTAGCCAGGGATCCCACGACAGGAAAACACAAAGGCTATGGTTTCATTG AATATGAGAAAGCACAGTCTTCTCAAGATGCTGTTTCCTCTATGAACCTCTTTGACCTTGGGGGTCAGTATCTCCGAGTTGGTAAAGCTGTGACTCCTCCAATGCCTCTCCTGACACCTGCTACGCCAGGAGGActacctccagcagcagctgttgctgcagcagctgctacAGCAAAGATCACAGCACAG gaagcagtggcaggagctgcagttCTTGGCACTTTGGCAACCCCTGGGCTGGTATCTCCAGCACTGACTCTGGCCCAACCGTTAGGGGCATTGCCACAGGCTGTAATGGCAGCACAAGCACCAGGAGTCATTACAG GTGTAACCCCTGCCCGACCTCCCATTCCTGTCACTATTCCACAAGTGGGAGTTGTGAATCCTATCCTGGCTAGTCCCCCAGCATTGGGCCTGATGGAGGtcaaaaaggagaaggaagaagaggaggtaTTTCAGGAGTCAGAGAGGCCAGAGATGCTGAGTGAACAGGAACACATGAGCATATCTGGCAGCAGTGCCCGTCATATGGTGATGCAGAAATTGCTTCGTAAACAGGAG TCCACTGTGATGGTGCTTCGCAACATGGTGGATCCAAAGGACATTGATGACGACCTAGAGGGAGAAGTGACAGAAGAATGTGGCAAATTTGGGGCTGTAAACAGGGTCATAATCTACCAGGAGAagcaaggagaagaggaggatgcTGAGATCATTGTCAAGATCTTTGTGGAGTTCTCCATGGCGTCAGAGACTCACAAAGCCATTCAGGCTCTGAATGGGCGCTGGTTTGCAGGAAGAAAGGTGGTAGCAGAGGTGTATGACCAGGAGAGATTTGATAACAGTGACCTGTCAGCATGA
- the PUF60 gene encoding poly(U)-binding-splicing factor PUF60 isoform X3 translates to MAATTTISLGTESIKMENGQSTAAKLGLPPLTPEQQEALQKAKKYAMEQSIKSVLVKQTIAHQQQQLTNLQMAAQRQRALAIMCRVYVGSIYYELGEDTIRQAFAPFGPIKSIDMSWDSVTMKHKGFAFVEYEVPEAAQLALEQMNSVMLGGRNIKVGRPSNIGQAQPIIDQLAEEARAFNRIYVASVHQDLSDDDIKSVFEAFGKIKSCTLARDPTTGKHKGYGFIEYEKAQSSQDAVSSMNLFDLGGQYLRVGKAVTPPMPLLTPATPGGLPPAAAVAAAAATAKITAQEAVAGAAVLGTLATPGLVSPALTLAQPLGALPQAVMAAQAPGVITGVTPARPPIPVTIPQVGVVNPILASPPALGLMEVKKEKEEEEVFQESERPEMLSEQEHMSISGSSARHMVMQKLLRKQESTVMVLRNMVDPKDIDDDLEGEVTEECGKFGAVNRVIIYQEKQGEEEDAEIIVKIFVEFSMASETHKAIQALNGRWFAGRKVVAEVYDQERFDNSDLSA, encoded by the exons ggTACAGAGTCCATTAAGATGGAAAATGGACAAAGCACGGCAGCTAAGCTGGGGCTTCCTCCCCTCACACCGGAACAGCAGGAAGCTCTCCAGAAA GCAAAGAAGTATGCGATGGAGCAGAGTATCAAGAGCGTGCTGGTGAAGCAAACCATCGCCCACCAGCAACAGCAGCTCACCAATCTTCAG ATGGCAGCTCAGAGGCAGCGCGCCCTGGCCATCATGTGTCGTGTGTATGTGGGCTCCATATACTATGAACTGGGAGAAGATACCATTCGCCAGGCCTTTGCCCCATTTGGACCTATAAAAAGCATTGATATGTCCTGGGACTCTGTTACGATGAAACACAAG ggttttgcttttgtggaaTATGAGGTACCTGAAGCTGCTCAGCTGGCCTTGGAGCAGATGAATTCTGTCATGCTGGGGGGAAGAAATATAAAG GTTGGGAGACCTAGTAATATAGGTCAGGCGCAACCAATTATAGACCAGCTAGCAGAAGAGGCACGGGCTTTCAACCGTATCTATGTGGCATCTGTTCATCAGGACCTTTCAGATGATGACATCAAGAGTGTGTTTGAGGCCTTTGGGAAGATTAAATCTTGCACGCTAGCCAGGGATCCCACGACAGGAAAACACAAAGGCTATGGTTTCATTG AATATGAGAAAGCACAGTCTTCTCAAGATGCTGTTTCCTCTATGAACCTCTTTGACCTTGGGGGTCAGTATCTCCGAGTTGGTAAAGCTGTGACTCCTCCAATGCCTCTCCTGACACCTGCTACGCCAGGAGGActacctccagcagcagctgttgctgcagcagctgctacAGCAAAGATCACAGCACAG gaagcagtggcaggagctgcagttCTTGGCACTTTGGCAACCCCTGGGCTGGTATCTCCAGCACTGACTCTGGCCCAACCGTTAGGGGCATTGCCACAGGCTGTAATGGCAGCACAAGCACCAGGAGTCATTACAG GTGTAACCCCTGCCCGACCTCCCATTCCTGTCACTATTCCACAAGTGGGAGTTGTGAATCCTATCCTGGCTAGTCCCCCAGCATTGGGCCTGATGGAGGtcaaaaaggagaaggaagaagaggaggtaTTTCAGGAGTCAGAGAGGCCAGAGATGCTGAGTGAACAGGAACACATGAGCATATCTGGCAGCAGTGCCCGTCATATGGTGATGCAGAAATTGCTTCGTAAACAGGAG TCCACTGTGATGGTGCTTCGCAACATGGTGGATCCAAAGGACATTGATGACGACCTAGAGGGAGAAGTGACAGAAGAATGTGGCAAATTTGGGGCTGTAAACAGGGTCATAATCTACCAGGAGAagcaaggagaagaggaggatgcTGAGATCATTGTCAAGATCTTTGTGGAGTTCTCCATGGCGTCAGAGACTCACAAAGCCATTCAGGCTCTGAATGGGCGCTGGTTTGCAGGAAGAAAGGTGGTAGCAGAGGTGTATGACCAGGAGAGATTTGATAACAGTGACCTGTCAGCATGA